In the Helianthus annuus cultivar XRQ/B chromosome 11, HanXRQr2.0-SUNRISE, whole genome shotgun sequence genome, one interval contains:
- the LOC110888227 gene encoding probable glutathione S-transferase DHAR2, chloroplastic encodes PVPIYVALPLIITIILPKATISKKFGCTVIFIYLLFQVRLHRVLLTLEEKHLPYDLKLVDLGNKPDRFLSISPEGKVPLAKVDDKWIADSDVITQTVEEKFPDPSLVTPPEKASVGSKIFSTYIGFLKSKDANDGTEQALLNELSAFNDYIKENGPFINRKDISAADLSLGPKLYHMEIALSHYKKWSVSDSLPLLKIYMKP; translated from the exons CCCGTTCCAATATATGTAGCTCTGCCCCTGATAATCACAATCATATTACCAAAGGCTACAATTAGTAAAAAATTTGGGTGCACAGTTATTTTTATATATCTGTTGTTTCAGGTCCGATTACACAGAGTTTTGCTGACACTGGAAGAGAAGCATCTTCCTTATGACCTAAAGTTAGTTGATCTCGGTAACAAGCCAGACCG GTTTTTAAGTATTAGCCCAGAAGGTAAAGTCCCATTGGCGAAAGTTGATGACAAATGGATAGCAGATTCCGATGTTATTACACAGACAGTAGAGGAAAAGTTCCCCGACCCGTCACTGGTGACCCCACCTGAGAAAGCTTCTGT CGGGTCGAAGATCTTTTCGACATATATTGGCTTCTTAAAAAGCAAAGATGCGAATGATGGAACAGAGCAAGCTTTACTGAATGAACTCTCTGCTTTCAATGATTACATCAAAGAAAAT GGTCCGTTTATCAACAGAAAGGATATCTCTGCTGCAGACTTGTCGCTAGGTCCGAAGCTGTACCATATGGAGATCGCTTTGAGTCATTATAAGAAGTGGTCAGTCTCAGATTCACTTCCCCTTCTGAAAATATACATGAAG CCTTAA